The Drosophila teissieri strain GT53w chromosome X, Prin_Dtei_1.1, whole genome shotgun sequence genome has a segment encoding these proteins:
- the LOC122623533 gene encoding fizzy-related protein homolog, translated as MFSPEYEKRILKHYSPVARNLFDNFEASTTPTSLDRFIPCRAYNNWQTNFASINKSNDNSPQTSKKQRDCGETARDSLAYSCLLKNELLGSAIDDVKTAGEERNENAYTPAAKRSLFKYQSPTKQDYNGECPYSLSPVSAKSQKLLRSPRKATRKISRIPFKVLDAPELQDDFYLNLVDWSSQNVLAVGLGSCVYLWSACTSQVTRLCDLSPDANTVTSVSWNERGNTVAVGTHHGYVTVWDVAANKQINKLNGHSARVGALAWNSDILSSGSRDRWIIQRDTRTPQLQSERRLAGHRQEVCGLKWSPDNQYLASGGNDNRLYVWNQHSVNPVQSYTEHMAAVKAIAWSPHHHGLLASGGGTADRCIRFWNTLTGQPMQCVDTGSQVCNLAWSKHSSELVSTHGYSQNQILVWKYPSLTQVAKLTGHSYRVLYLALSPDGEAIVTGAGDETLRFWNVFSKARSQKENKSVLNLFANIR; from the exons AGCGTACAACAACTGGCAGACGAACTTCGCGTCGATCAACAAGTCCAATGACAACTCACCGCAGACGAGCAAGAAGCAGCGGGACTGCGGGGAAACGGCACGCGATAGTCTCGCCTACTCCTGCCTCCTGAAGAACGAGCTGCTCGGCTCGGCGATCGACGACGTGAAGACCGCCGGCGAGGAGCGGAATGAGAACGCCTACACGCCGGCCGCCAAGCGGAGTCTCTTCAAGTACCAGTCACCCACCAAGCAG gACTACAATGGCGAGTGCCCGTACTCGTTGTCACCCGTCAGCGCCAAAAGCCAGAAGCTGCTGCGGTCGCCGCGCAAGGCCACGCGCAAGATCTCACGCATTCCCTTCAAGGTGCTGGACGCGCCCGAGTTGCAGGACGACTTCTATCTGAACCTGGTCGACTGGTCGTCGCAGAACGTCCTGGCCGTGGGCCTCGGCAGCTGCGTCTATCTGTGGAGCGCGTGCACCAGTCAG GTGACCCGCCTGTGTGATCTCAGTCCGGATGCGAATACGGTGACCTCGGTGTCGTGGAACGAGCGTGGCAACACCGTCGCCGTGGGCACACATCACGGCTACGTGACCGTCTGGGATGTGGCGGCCAACAAGCAGATCAACAAACTGAACGGCCACTCGGCGCGCGTGGGCGCCTTGGCCTGGAACAGTGACATCCTGTCGAGCGGCTCGCGTGACCGTTGGATCATACAGCGGGACACGAGAACGCCGCAGCTGCAATCGGAGCGACGCCTGGCCGGCCATCGGCAGGAGGTGTGCGGACTGAAATGGTCGCCGGATAATCAGTACTTGGCCAGCGGCGGCAACGACAATCGCCTGTACGTGTGGAATCAGCATTCCGTCAATCCTGTGCAATCATACACGGAGCACATGGCGGCTGTGAAGGCGATCGCCTGGTCGCCGCATCACCACGGACTCCTGGCCAGCGGCGGTGGAACGGCGGATCGGTGTATTCGATTCTGGAACACGCTGACGGGCCAGCCCATGCAGTGCGTGGACACCGGCTCGCAGGTATGCAATCTGGCCTGGTCCAAGCACTCCTCGGAGCTGGTCTCCACGCACGGCTACTCGCAGAACCAGATACTCGTGTGGAAGTATCCATCGCTGACGCAAGTGGCCAAGCTGACCGGCCACTCGTACCGTGTGCTCTACCTGGCGCTGAGTCCCGATGGTGAGGCCATCGTTACGGGCGCCGGCGATGAGACGCTGCGTTTCTGGAACGTATTCAGCAAGGCACGCAGCCAGAAGGAGAACAAGTCCGTGCTGAATCTGTTTGCCAATATCAGATAA